GTAATCTGTATTGAtcctagatatatatttatatttttctatcttACAAAGGCAGTTGGAGAAGGAGATATATAGGGTCAGATTGTTACACTAATGTTCAGCTCAGAATTAGTGCAAAATGTGTcaaagggacactacaagcaAATAAGAAATGTACAAatattgcaaataaataaaataaagtaataatataaatatataaaattatgtagCTAAAATATGCAACTTCCTTGTTGCTGGAGAGTGACATTTAAAAAATAGGTCAGTCAGCTCCCACAGTACTCTGTAGTTTGTTGCCTTGCAAAATATATTCCAACAATAACTGATTTGGAAAATTTCTCCAACTTTTTCgcctaatttgtttttttttttgttattttagttctacaaacatgtttttttctgcCACAGATTTCTAAAACTTTATTTGATTTTCACCATATTTCCAAATGCTTTAGTCAAGTGAATTGTCTTTTCAGAAAACGTAAAACGTATCTCTTACTAAGAGTTGATGCCACGTGATATCTGCAGAAAAACttagcttatttaaaaaaaaaatctactgcaTCAAGTATGCTGCCATAATTAAAATAAAGGGGGTTATTCTTTAAAATTCACTAATTGCGGTGAATTGAAAAATTGCTAAAAATTATCCAACTCATCATGTCAGAATGTGGCTATTTTCGACTGAATTTGAGTTTCGGTTCACggttattaaaggaacaattgGAAAACATCATGCTATCTGTAAATTGATTAATGCAATTGGATCACCTCCGCTCcaatatgttaatatttttgtaaatatagttTTAAAATTCTTGGTCAGGTACtaattatttattcttatttttttttttttttcaagattagcTATACAGTTTGATCTTTTAATTTTGGATGCTaaagcttaaaaggacactataggcacccagaccacttcagctcattgaagtggtctgggtgaatttttccaggtcccttaacccaggAAAGGTATATATGGCAGTTTTTGATTAACTGCAAACATTTTCTTTATGGATTAACTCCCCCCAGTGTCACctgaaaccccataggaaagcattatacaattgctattgccatgcatgcacattaggtctcccccgctgctgacatcagcaggggTAGCACTGAGAGCCAGACGTTTTTTGTTAACCCCTTCTTTATTACGGGGAAGGAAAGGGggcaatttaactttattttcctggcactatagtgttcctttaaaatctaAGGATATAAGATGGAGTTACATTTCAAGGGGCTATCTAGGTAACATAACTATTAAAGGCAGGTGCCAAGAAACTATGCTCACTGTTATATAGTTTTGTTGTCAAATCATTTTAGAGCAGCTTGAATAAACCTGTGTCTGTCCTTATCACAACTAACCCCCCTTCTCTACAGCTGGTTTTTAGTGCAGAATATATACTTCCACTTCATACATATTAATTCTGAAGTTCCAGAAAAATGTCCCAGTTCACCTTTGTTTACATAAAATCCAAAACCCCCTTGgtcaattcccaacaattcctCGGTTATTTCCTTTAAACACTGATCTGCTATAAAAAAGATCCAGAGGCAAGGACATAGTTATCTAACATAGTTGAGATGGAACTGAACAACAAGCAGTCAGAGCCATGCAGCGTGttaatacattcagtgcagtTCCATACGATTCTACAGTCAGCAAgcaaaaagaatgcaaaaaaaaaggacCATTTTTTGAAAGTACATGGAGGCAGTGAAGCTTTTGCATCTGTTTAGTTTGAGTTTTGTTCATACTGGTTTTCGACCGGAAGTAAACAACCGAACTTATTTGTCTGATAGATTTTAATTTCCTGTTTTCAAAGTAGATATTGGACACTACTATACCCGGGTTAATTTcggtttatttttatcttttactaGGAATTACTAAATATCTTAGAAGATTTATTATCGGTTATTTTATTACAATTCAGGTTTTCTGTAATTGTTATCCtcttgcattttatttatttttgtcattgtTTTCTTATATCTTATATCTTATAACCTAATGTGCGGGAATTTAAGGTACAGACACTCAGTAATTCCAGTTTATCCTAGTGGCAAAACAGATCCTTGATATCTGTGACTAATCGTTTCCTTCTGGGTGAAAGTAGTTTCTCAAACTGAACCATCTTTCAATCTTAAGGTACTTTTACACTATCAATTGACATATTTTTGGGATCAACAGCTCATCCAAGCAGTATTCAGAATTGATGAGAATTAGGGCATTTGAATATTTGAAAAACTGAAGTTATTAAAATGGACACTCAACTGctaaaatgcaaattaaaaaattaaatcacCGTTTCGTACTTATACCCCCAATAAACACATACTTGCATTTAACTGTTCTCAAAAGCTGCACAACTCttatctgcagcatttgcaagccaTCTTCTTCTAAATCAGCCCAGACTATCGGTttgctgtccaatcatagacttcccaatgcagctcaatgagaagtatttgctctgggcaattgctgcctcttgattttagctctactaaacaaccaggaagtaacaggactagttATCTGATTGATAGCCAGATGGCTagaacaaagttaatttataaaaatgctaGCTTGTATTGAAATTTCTAatatttgcaaaatgaaaaaaagagggcaCGCTCTACACAGATAAAGCATTGCAGCAAGCTGAAGAGCATTAGGATTCTCGAGTGTCCCTCCAGGGTATAATGTGGACCACACAAAGCAATGAAATCCTTACTAATATACCACATGATAATATCTTAGGCAACTGCTTTAAGAACTGCATGAACCATTCGACCAATGTTATTTCTAatttctaaaattattttaatctgGGTAAATGAGTCACTAACATATATGCTTACTCTTCAGgaactttatttgtttttaattcaaacatttatttttcatattttcttgTCGTGTATCTCGTGTTTGCGCTTTTTAAATATAATTGGACCCACCATTTTTCAGGAAAAATAAAAGGAACTCTATGCATTTTACTGCGCAGTGTATTAATTGGGAAGTGATGATCAAAGAATATCATATATACTTAAGCAGAAAAACTTTAACAGAAGGAGGATACTTAGGAAGGAAGCTTTAATAATTGCAGTAGTTTGATTTGGATCAAGAAGTATAATGCttgaaaaagcaaacaaaattaaacattaacTGGGTGTCAAAACATGAATATTTCATAGTGAATTCTAATAAGATGCCATGGTGTTCTTGATCCAAGAACTGAAGTTGCAGACCTTGGTGTAGACTCCGGGGTAGTTCCTCTGAGCGCAGCCATATCCCCAGGAGACCACACCCTGGAGCTGACCGTTACAGACCACGGGGCCACCAGAGTCACCCTAAAGGAATTACAGAGTTTTAATGTTTAAACATAATTATAatattcataatattttttttgcatgaattatgttttgttttttatgtattttgtgatGTGTTATTATTACCTAAATGACTTGTTAGCAGTTAACCAAAAATAAGGTCATAATCCATTACACAGCTATGCAAAATATATTGTCTtcttataaataacaaaatgaaataataataataataataataataataattataatataaataaataaataatacaaataattagTCTTGAAGGTTTATTTGTTTGGTGAACTGCAATTTATCAGAATTTGGGCAAATCGGGTGACTGGTCAAATTGCCGAACAATGCAATGGTCTTGCATGTTTGTATTGACTCATGACTCCACGACCCATGGCTCCAAAAaaggagatgattgatgggacaAAAAGATGACTGATTGCTACAGAACATGCACTAAAAGGGTTAcgtaataaagtgagaattcaaagtgaatttcaaacttaaggcccgATAAGTTGACCTGAAAGAATAGTAGACTTAAAGAATCCTTccaattcagctttttttttaccttaaatttgaatgtCACTTAAATTTGAATGTCACTTTCCATTAATGTTGAATTCTCGCTTACAAAACCAACTTAAATGTTACATctgtaaatgttgattttattcacagaccaGGTGTACAATTACCAATCAaggaataaaaatgcaaaaataataattataaaattaataaataaagattttttttttttgcttcttctaTTTTTCCCCCCTATGGGTTAGTTTTTTTCACTTGATATATGAAGCAAATGATAAAAAAGTGCTCCAATAattgtactacaaaatatatgcataatattatttatattatgcatatattttgcagtacactgatttgcacattttcatgccttttggtttcgtttttttaaattgttctttATTAACAAAATTCGGACAAACCAAAACACTATATATCCAAAATTTGTCTGTCcccacacattttttatttttggaaaaagTGATTTGTCCAAAAATAATTTATATGCCAATGCAGAGGTCTAATCATAATAACTGTTATTATAGCAAACATTATCTATTTAATCTATTTATCTAACAGAAGTCTTGTTTAGGTATACAAGTACATTGAATTACAATGTGCTAATAAAACCTTGGTAAATAATAACTTTTTGCTTcatgatatatatttttgcttCAAAATAACTTTCAGCACTATCTAGTAAGTTACCTGGCAAGAATCTTTCCCACCAGCCAAAAATCCAGCACAGAACATATTTTTTGTGATCTCTCCTGGGTATGAATTAGTGCATTGACTGTCGGTTAAAATGGGAGCGTCCAGACACTGTAGTAGATCTGGATAATTTGCTGTAAAAACAGACAAGAGACAAGTCAAAACAATGAGTTACATTTCAAGAAAGGGACTGGTGGCTCGTATATTGGAAGAGGGGATACTAGACTATTTAATTATTACGTAATTGTGGGATTTCAAAGTACAATTGTCCTACTGACTTACTGCCACTGCTGAGTGTGTTTCCCCAACCAGAGATCAGACAGGTAGTGCCAGCAGCTGCACAACCAGAAGGTAGGGCCACAGCCTTCACATTAGAGTTGAGGGTGGCAGAAGAAGACAGCTTAATCAACATGATGTCATTGTCCAGGGTTCTGGAGTTGTAACTTGCGTGTTTTATAACCTTTGCAGAGTTGATGAACTGCTCAGTGCCCTCGCTCACAGCAATGTTATGCTCTCCCAGTCTGACCTGGATGCtcctatttaaaaaatatatatatattgattggtTGACAAAGaaataatgtatatttaatgGGATCTCAATTGACCACTCTTTGATTAAGTCAACGACTTGTCCCATTGCtttcataaaaaaacatttttccttagttgtttttttttaaaaaaaaagaatttattcaACTGCTGTTAATTTAATCTtggtaaaaacataaaataagtcACTGTTTATAGATATATTATACAGCATATACCATATTCTGATTCTTTGAAAAGCGCATATTTGACAATTCAGTCTAATGTTTATTATAAAAGGTTGAGGTTTACGAGATTTATGATGTGTCAGGAGACCTAGAAGCAAGACCATTTGACCTGTCTTTTTAATatctaatattaaaggaacacttagaattaataataaaaacatatattactAAGACTTTAGTGTTCTAATGACACTCATTTAGGTGTCCCCCATGTGAGAGTCTGAAAGGTGATTATTACTTATATTTCAGCCTTCACCGTGCTGGTTTTCACAATCATGCTCTACCTCTTTGGCTGAGTTTATCAgtgtagatgatctcagccagtccaatgcaTCCCCATAGGGGAAAAATATTGCACTGTGTGAATCAGTTGGTTCTTTATTAGACTATCTAATTGAATTTATGATGTTAACTCAGCTATTccggtggaagcgcctctagcggctgtcagaaaGAACgtcaatgttttcagttgcagtgTTAAACAGACAAGGACATGgcattcagaccacttcattgagatgaattggCTTGGGTGccaattgtgtccctttaagctagacACAGACTATCAAGTTTGTAGATATGCAGTACACTCAGGATTGTGAAAGCAACTCATTGAATAAAACAATTGTACAGTTCAGTGTGGCCACAAGAATTCAGGTTGGTCTTTGGACAAAGGAGAAGGAGGGCTATGCAATACTAGAAGGTGTATCTAATAATAGTGcatacctactgtatataaagtaAATATGGGAACTGACATAGAGATTGGTAGAAAGGGTCTGATATGGCATGTAAAATAAGTGATATTATATCAAGGACAGAAGAAGGGAACTGTGGGTGTTAAATAAGTTGTACAATAAAAATTGTAAAGGAAGGATATTAGCATGGAGGGTGAAAAAAGATTATCTGTAACACGTTTTATTTCTGATTTGTATCTACTTCTATACATATTTGCAACACACATTTTACTTACAGTTTGCATTGACTGTTATAGAATATCTGAAATGTACTTTAGAAACAGTCTGTATTCACTGCAATGAGTCTCTGTAATATTTTGTACGTATGATTTGTGTGCTATTGAATTTTAGTAACATGTTTTACTTCTGATTTATATGTATTGCTATAAATATTTGTAAATCGCTTTTTACTTACAATTTGTGTCCATCACTATAGgatatttacaaaatgtgattacatattacatattatttgtATCCACTGATGGAATATCCACAACACATGTTTTACTTACGATTTGTAGCAATGTGCAGCAGAAAC
The DNA window shown above is from Pelobates fuscus isolate aPelFus1 chromosome 10, aPelFus1.pri, whole genome shotgun sequence and carries:
- the LOC134575337 gene encoding trypsin isoform X2 is translated as MKFLIIAFLLGAAAAFENDDDKIVGGYTCKKNSVPYQVSLNSGYHFCGGSLISNQWVVSAAHCYKSSIQVRLGEHNIAVSEGTEQFINSAKVIKHASYNSRTLDNDIMLIKLSSSATLNSNVKAVALPSGCAAAGTTCLISGWGNTLSSGTNYPDLLQCLDAPILTDSQCTNSYPGEITKNMFCAGFLAGGKDSCQGDSGGPVVCNGQLQGVVSWGYGCAQRNYPGVYTKVCNFSSWIKNTMASY
- the LOC134575337 gene encoding trypsin isoform X3, producing MKFLIIAFLLGAAAAFENDDDKIVGGYTCKKNSVPYQVSLNSGYHFCGGSLISNQWVVSAAHCYKSSIQVRLGEHNIAVSEGTEQFINSAKVIKHASYNSRTLDNDIMLIKLSSSATLNSNVKAVALPSGCAAAGTTCLISGWGNTLSSGTNYPDLLQCLDAPILTDSQCTNSYPGEITKNMFCAGFLAGGKDSCQGDSGGPVVCNGQLQGVVSWGYGCTQKNYPGVYTKVCNYNDWINDIIASN